A portion of the Bacillus sp. es.034 genome contains these proteins:
- a CDS encoding chemotaxis protein CheW, which produces MSEIIDTVEDLKLIVFQLVDKEYAIPVHQVRSIEKLEHITRVPRTASYVKGVINLRGVVTPIIDLRSRFDLPVSEPTDSTRVIIAGLEDKEVGLIVDAANDVLDVSRESIEPSPEVVGVVEAEYIGGVVKQNKRLLIVLHLDKILQSI; this is translated from the coding sequence ATGAGTGAAATCATAGATACAGTGGAAGATCTAAAGCTTATCGTATTTCAATTGGTGGATAAGGAATACGCCATTCCAGTGCACCAGGTGCGATCCATCGAGAAGCTCGAACATATTACAAGAGTTCCGAGAACTGCCTCCTATGTTAAAGGGGTGATCAACCTGCGCGGGGTTGTGACACCAATCATCGACTTAAGGAGCCGATTCGATTTACCAGTTTCAGAACCTACTGACAGTACACGTGTGATCATTGCAGGATTAGAGGACAAAGAGGTTGGTCTGATCGTGGATGCTGCCAATGATGTGCTGGATGTTTCCAGAGAATCGATTGAACCCTCCCCGGAAGTTGTGGGAGTCGTCGAAGCTGAGTACATCGGCGGAGTCGTAAAGCAAAACAAACGACTTCTGATTGTTCTCCATTTAGATAAAATACTTCAATCCATCTAA
- a CDS encoding chemotaxis protein CheA, translating to MELSQYLEVFIEESKENLQTCNEQLLELEKNPEDLTIVNEIFRSAHTLKGMSATMGYEDLANLTHKMENVLDAIRNEKIKVSPEILDVVFKSVDDLEAMVFSIADGGDGKRDVTEVVAMLEAIEKGESLHAALVDSEVAATAETAERQTSSMQYEAFEQTVIEQSQEQGFRCFEISVTLREDCLLKAARVYMVFEVLGKLGEVIKSLPTVDQLEEEQFDQSFVIAVVSKEDAVHIESAVRKVSEVDEVSVVELTSLHLENKNKVEDAHTEPVQKEVEEKGQETSKPAGNVTKHSNPSNKTIRVNIERLDVLMNLFEELVIDRGRLEQISKDLNNPELNETVERMTRISGDLQNIILNMRMVPVETVFNRFPRMVRQLARDLNKKIELDIIGAETELDRTVIDEIGDPLVHLIRNALDHGIEMPELRVKNGKPEQGTVKLKAYHSGNHVFIELEDDGAGINKERVLEKAIQKGIVTDEAAHTLTDRQIYELILASGFSTAEQISDISGRGVGLDVVKATIESLGGSITIDSTEGQGSLFSIQLPLTLSIISVMLVEIQEEKYAIPLTSIIETAIVKKEEIMKAHNQRVIDFRGKVVPLLFLEDVFEVPKHSEEEELYSVVIVRKGEKMAGLVVDSFIGQQEVVLKSLGNYLNDVFAISGATILGDGQVALIVDCNALIK from the coding sequence ATGGAGCTGAGTCAATACTTAGAAGTGTTTATAGAAGAAAGTAAAGAAAATCTGCAAACCTGCAATGAGCAATTGCTGGAATTGGAGAAAAACCCGGAAGATCTTACGATTGTCAATGAAATCTTTCGATCAGCACATACCCTTAAAGGAATGTCTGCCACAATGGGATATGAGGATCTAGCAAACCTTACCCATAAAATGGAAAATGTTCTTGATGCCATCCGGAATGAAAAAATAAAGGTGTCACCTGAAATATTGGATGTGGTGTTTAAATCCGTCGATGATCTTGAAGCCATGGTGTTCTCCATTGCCGATGGAGGAGATGGTAAGCGGGATGTCACAGAAGTGGTAGCGATGCTTGAGGCCATAGAAAAAGGGGAAAGTCTACACGCAGCGCTTGTTGACAGCGAGGTCGCTGCAACGGCGGAAACCGCTGAAAGACAGACATCATCCATGCAATATGAAGCCTTTGAGCAAACGGTAATCGAACAATCCCAAGAACAAGGATTCCGTTGTTTTGAAATCTCCGTTACACTCCGGGAAGATTGCCTGCTTAAAGCTGCTAGGGTGTATATGGTCTTTGAAGTGTTGGGGAAATTAGGTGAAGTCATCAAGTCCCTTCCGACTGTAGATCAGCTTGAGGAGGAGCAATTCGACCAATCCTTCGTCATTGCCGTTGTGTCAAAAGAAGACGCCGTACATATAGAGAGTGCGGTGCGTAAAGTTTCTGAAGTGGACGAAGTCTCTGTTGTGGAACTCACGAGCCTGCATCTCGAGAATAAGAATAAAGTGGAGGATGCCCATACAGAACCGGTTCAGAAAGAAGTGGAAGAGAAAGGCCAGGAAACTTCTAAACCTGCCGGCAACGTGACGAAACATTCGAATCCTTCCAACAAAACGATTCGTGTCAATATTGAACGACTGGATGTCCTTATGAATCTATTTGAGGAGCTGGTCATTGATAGAGGGAGATTAGAACAAATCTCCAAAGATTTGAATAATCCTGAGTTAAATGAAACAGTGGAAAGAATGACAAGAATATCAGGGGATTTGCAAAACATCATCCTGAATATGCGTATGGTTCCTGTTGAAACCGTATTTAATCGTTTTCCACGAATGGTCAGGCAGCTTGCACGGGATTTGAATAAAAAAATCGAATTAGATATCATCGGGGCAGAAACAGAACTTGACCGAACGGTAATAGATGAAATAGGTGATCCCCTTGTTCACTTGATACGAAACGCATTGGATCATGGTATTGAAATGCCGGAACTCCGGGTGAAAAATGGTAAGCCGGAACAGGGTACCGTCAAACTGAAAGCGTATCATAGTGGGAATCATGTGTTTATCGAACTGGAAGACGATGGCGCAGGAATCAACAAAGAGAGGGTCCTCGAGAAAGCAATCCAGAAAGGAATCGTTACAGATGAAGCCGCTCATACATTAACTGATCGACAAATCTATGAACTGATACTTGCTTCAGGGTTCTCTACAGCCGAACAAATTTCGGATATATCCGGAAGGGGAGTCGGATTGGATGTAGTAAAAGCGACGATCGAGTCTCTGGGTGGTTCCATTACGATTGATTCCACGGAAGGGCAGGGTTCATTGTTTTCTATCCAATTGCCGCTCACCCTTTCCATCATTTCTGTCATGCTGGTGGAAATCCAAGAAGAAAAGTATGCCATTCCCCTCACTTCCATTATTGAGACGGCAATTGTGAAAAAGGAAGAAATCATGAAAGCTCATAATCAGAGAGTGATCGATTTCAGAGGGAAAGTCGTACCATTGCTGTTCCTCGAGGATGTATTTGAGGTACCGAAACATTCTGAGGAGGAAGAATTGTATTCTGTTGTCATAGTGAGAAAAGGTGAAAAAATGGCTGGGTTAGTCGTCGATTCCTTTATTGGGCAGCAGGAAGTTGTATTGAAATCCTTAGGGAATTATTTGAACGATGTATTTGCGATCTCTGGTGCGACCATTTTAGGGGACGGGCAAGTAGCGCTGATCGTTGATTGCAATGCGTTAATAAAATAG